One Saccharopolyspora erythraea NRRL 2338 genomic region harbors:
- a CDS encoding HAD-IA family hydrolase: MTNATTRLEADLERLGLTHAVDAVVNSSRVGCAKPDPRIYRLTAARAGAAVERCLFVDDTPANVEAAREVGMTALHFRGPHQLREALAPLLEPRTA, translated from the coding sequence GTGACCAACGCGACGACCAGGCTCGAAGCCGACCTGGAGCGGCTGGGACTCACCCACGCCGTGGACGCCGTCGTCAACAGTTCCCGGGTCGGGTGCGCCAAACCGGATCCGCGGATCTACCGCCTGACGGCGGCGCGTGCCGGCGCGGCGGTCGAGCGCTGCCTCTTCGTCGACGACACGCCCGCGAACGTCGAGGCCGCACGCGAGGTCGGCATGACCGCCTTGCACTTCCGGGGCCCTCACCAGCTCCGCGAAGCCCTCGCCCCGCTGCTGGAACCGCGAACCGCCTGA
- a CDS encoding IclR family transcriptional regulator produces the protein MQAPLDGVARRNGSAGPLQSVGRALRVLEVIANSPDGLTAKQIAAELDLALPTTYHLLHALIDAGHVVHLSDQHVYGLGYMARYLGQALTRQLAVPPGVAGAIRAVHQDADAAAYYAVYRDTEVVIAHVEDSERRPRAQPLDVGFHQAAHATAFGKIMLSAMGPQRLARYLDAAGLAALTPATISDRGALEDHLAHVRQSHLALEIGEFQQGMSCMAVPVREPAGGVVASVAISLPTDEFLSRRWEVERAVRQGATRVTRALAVFQRNGQV, from the coding sequence GTGCAAGCCCCGCTGGACGGCGTCGCACGCCGCAACGGCAGCGCGGGCCCGCTGCAGTCGGTCGGGCGGGCCCTGCGCGTGCTGGAGGTGATCGCGAACTCGCCGGACGGGCTCACCGCCAAGCAGATCGCCGCCGAGCTCGACCTCGCCCTGCCCACCACCTACCACCTGCTGCACGCGCTGATCGACGCCGGGCACGTCGTGCACCTCAGCGACCAGCACGTCTACGGGCTCGGCTACATGGCCCGCTACCTCGGGCAGGCGCTGACCCGCCAGCTCGCGGTGCCGCCCGGTGTCGCGGGCGCCATCCGCGCGGTCCACCAGGACGCCGACGCCGCCGCGTACTACGCCGTCTACCGGGACACCGAGGTGGTGATCGCCCACGTCGAGGACTCCGAGCGGCGCCCCCGCGCGCAGCCGCTCGACGTCGGGTTCCACCAGGCCGCCCACGCCACCGCCTTCGGCAAGATCATGCTTTCGGCGATGGGGCCGCAGCGGCTGGCCCGCTACCTCGACGCCGCCGGGCTCGCCGCGCTGACCCCGGCCACCATCAGCGACCGCGGCGCGCTGGAGGACCACCTCGCGCACGTCCGCCAGTCGCACCTGGCGCTGGAGATCGGCGAGTTCCAGCAGGGGATGTCGTGCATGGCGGTGCCGGTGCGCGAGCCGGCGGGCGGCGTCGTCGCCTCGGTCGCGATCTCGTTGCCGACCGACGAGTTCCTGTCCCGGCGCTGGGAGGTCGAGCGCGCGGTCCGGCAGGGCGCCACCCGCGTCACCCGCGCGCTGGCGGTGTTCCAGCGAAACGGCCAGGTCTGA
- a CDS encoding iron-sulfur cluster assembly protein: protein MEAAAWRALGEVLDPELDQPITDLGFVAACEVVDGEVRVELRLPTYFCAPNFAYLMVADAREALAAVSGGPVRVRLLDHFASEEINAGVAAGDGFDATFPGLAAGELDDLRATFLRKAHAAYQQQIAARLLKAGRTHAELVRLRLGELAEDTTRLRRRRRQLGLPSADDAPLLVDDEGRPVDAESLPLRLRFARTTQVSIEGNAGWCRGLLGTRYGDLH, encoded by the coding sequence TTGGAGGCCGCCGCGTGGCGGGCGCTGGGCGAGGTGCTGGACCCGGAGCTGGACCAGCCGATCACCGACCTCGGATTCGTCGCCGCGTGCGAGGTCGTCGACGGCGAGGTGCGGGTGGAGCTGCGGTTGCCGACGTACTTCTGCGCGCCGAACTTCGCCTACCTCATGGTCGCCGACGCGCGGGAGGCGCTGGCAGCCGTGTCCGGAGGTCCGGTGCGGGTGCGGCTGCTCGACCACTTCGCGTCCGAGGAGATCAACGCCGGGGTCGCCGCAGGCGACGGCTTCGACGCCACGTTCCCCGGCCTGGCCGCGGGCGAGCTCGACGACCTGCGGGCGACGTTCCTGCGCAAGGCGCACGCCGCCTACCAGCAGCAGATCGCGGCCCGCCTGCTCAAGGCCGGGCGCACCCACGCCGAGCTGGTCCGGTTGCGCCTGGGCGAGCTGGCCGAGGACACCACCCGCCTGCGCAGACGGCGCAGGCAGCTCGGGCTGCCCTCGGCCGACGACGCCCCGCTGCTCGTCGACGACGAGGGCCGCCCGGTGGATGCCGAGTCGCTGCCGCTGCGGCTGCGCTTCGCGCGCACCACGCAGGTCAGCATCGAGGGCAACGCGGGCTGGTGCCGCGGACTGCTCGGAACCCGCTACGGCGACCTACATTGA
- a CDS encoding amidohydrolase family protein yields the protein MYSKDGENYFIVDSHIHFWDGTPANQANRYGEGFLNCFYDYHRNLSPQSEVWSLEHFQKQSEQDLLHDLFEVGYVDKAIFQPTYLTDFFVNGFNTTEQDGALAERHPDKFIVNGSWDPRDGEAGLAALERLAERWQLKGVKLYTAEWKGRSKGWKLTDDWSYRYLEKCQELGIRNIHIHKGPTIYPLNRDAFDVADVDDVATAFPDLRFVVEHVGLPRLEDFCWIATQEPNVYGGLAVAMPFIHSRPRYFAQIIGELLYWLDENRITFASDYAIWTPKWLVEKFVDFQIPEDMQDEYGVLTPDVKRKILGLNAARLYDIDVPEGMGLPAPDVPASRTPVASETNREAMTS from the coding sequence ATGTACAGCAAGGACGGCGAGAACTACTTCATCGTCGACAGCCACATCCACTTCTGGGACGGCACGCCCGCGAACCAGGCCAACCGGTACGGCGAGGGGTTCCTGAACTGCTTCTACGACTACCACCGCAACCTCAGCCCGCAGAGCGAGGTGTGGTCGCTGGAGCACTTCCAGAAGCAGAGCGAGCAGGACCTCCTGCACGACCTGTTCGAGGTCGGCTACGTCGACAAGGCCATCTTCCAGCCGACGTACCTGACCGACTTCTTCGTCAACGGCTTCAACACCACCGAGCAGGACGGGGCCCTCGCCGAGCGGCACCCGGACAAGTTCATCGTCAACGGCAGCTGGGACCCGCGCGACGGCGAGGCGGGGCTGGCCGCGCTCGAACGCCTCGCCGAACGCTGGCAGCTCAAGGGGGTCAAGCTCTACACCGCGGAGTGGAAGGGCCGGTCCAAGGGCTGGAAGCTCACCGACGACTGGTCCTACCGGTACCTGGAGAAGTGCCAGGAGCTCGGCATCCGCAACATCCACATCCACAAGGGACCGACGATCTACCCGCTCAACCGCGACGCCTTCGACGTCGCCGACGTCGACGACGTGGCGACCGCGTTCCCGGACCTGCGCTTCGTCGTCGAACACGTCGGGCTGCCGCGGCTGGAGGACTTCTGCTGGATCGCCACCCAGGAGCCCAACGTCTACGGCGGGCTGGCGGTGGCGATGCCGTTCATCCACTCCCGGCCGCGCTACTTCGCCCAGATCATCGGCGAGCTGCTGTACTGGCTGGACGAGAACCGGATCACCTTCGCCAGCGACTACGCGATCTGGACGCCCAAGTGGCTGGTCGAGAAGTTCGTCGACTTCCAGATCCCCGAGGACATGCAGGACGAGTACGGCGTGCTCACGCCGGACGTGAAGCGCAAGATCCTCGGCCTCAACGCCGCCCGGCTCTACGACATCGACGTGCCCGAGGGCATGGGGCTGCCCGCGCCGGACGTCCCGGCCTCGCGGACGCCGGTCGCCTCCGAGACCAACCGGGAGGCGATGACGTCGTGA
- a CDS encoding NAD(P)-dependent alcohol dehydrogenase, giving the protein MKAVRVHAYGEQPEIESVPDPVPKGPMDVLVEVGAAGVCRTDLHIIEGQWADKSGVELPYIIGHENAGTVREVGPAVGNIKPGDKVILHPLVTCGLCRACRSGDDVHCENSRFPGINTDGGMAELLLTNARSVVRLDAGLEPVDVAALADAGLTAYHAVRKAVPLLHPGTHVVLIGAGGLGHIGLQSLIALTPAEITVVDRSAQALDLASELGAHHTVEATGDHVEAVRDLTGGRGAHVVLDFVGEGGTEAEGVAMTRDAGSYFVIGYGGRVEVPTIDIISREINVIGNLVGSYNDLDELMTLTAQGKVALRTRTYALDDAPAALDDLDAGRIPGGRAILVP; this is encoded by the coding sequence GTGAAGGCAGTACGAGTGCACGCCTACGGCGAGCAGCCCGAGATCGAGTCGGTGCCGGACCCGGTGCCGAAGGGCCCGATGGACGTCCTGGTGGAAGTCGGGGCAGCGGGGGTCTGCCGCACCGACCTGCACATCATCGAAGGCCAGTGGGCCGACAAGAGCGGCGTCGAGCTGCCGTACATCATCGGTCACGAGAACGCGGGCACGGTCCGCGAGGTCGGCCCGGCGGTCGGCAACATCAAGCCCGGCGACAAGGTCATCCTGCACCCGCTGGTGACCTGCGGGCTGTGCCGGGCCTGCCGCTCCGGCGACGACGTGCACTGCGAGAACTCGCGGTTCCCGGGCATCAACACCGACGGCGGGATGGCCGAGCTGCTGCTGACCAACGCCCGGTCGGTCGTCCGCCTCGACGCCGGCCTCGAGCCCGTGGACGTCGCGGCCCTGGCCGACGCGGGGCTGACCGCCTACCACGCCGTCCGCAAGGCGGTCCCGCTGCTGCACCCCGGCACGCACGTGGTGCTCATCGGCGCCGGCGGGCTCGGGCACATCGGCCTGCAGTCGCTCATCGCGCTGACGCCCGCCGAGATCACCGTCGTCGACCGTTCCGCCCAGGCGCTCGACCTCGCCTCCGAGCTCGGCGCCCACCACACCGTCGAGGCCACCGGCGACCACGTCGAGGCGGTGCGCGACCTGACCGGCGGCCGGGGCGCGCACGTGGTGCTCGACTTCGTCGGGGAAGGCGGCACCGAGGCCGAAGGGGTGGCGATGACCAGGGACGCCGGGTCCTACTTCGTCATCGGCTACGGCGGCCGCGTCGAGGTGCCCACCATCGACATCATCTCCCGCGAGATCAACGTGATCGGCAACCTCGTCGGCTCCTACAACGACCTCGACGAGCTGATGACGCTCACCGCGCAGGGCAAGGTCGCGCTGCGCACCCGGACCTACGCGCTCGACGACGCGCCGGCCGCGCTCGACGACCTCGACGCGGGGCGCATCCCCGGCGGCCGGGCCATCCTCGTGCCCTGA
- a CDS encoding YciI family protein, whose translation MKYVLLICDDETVSPSNEELAADPVHQAWAADLERRGAELVGARLRPVVDATTIRVRDGETLVSDGPFAETKDFVGGFVIVECADLDEAIEIAAGHPYARWGGVEIRPVWE comes from the coding sequence GTGAAATACGTGCTGCTCATCTGCGATGACGAGACCGTTTCGCCGAGCAACGAGGAGCTGGCGGCGGACCCGGTGCACCAGGCCTGGGCGGCGGACCTGGAACGACGCGGCGCCGAGCTCGTGGGCGCGCGGTTGCGTCCGGTGGTGGACGCGACCACGATCCGGGTCCGCGACGGAGAGACCCTGGTCTCGGACGGGCCCTTCGCCGAGACCAAGGACTTCGTCGGCGGCTTCGTGATCGTCGAGTGCGCGGACCTCGACGAGGCGATCGAGATCGCCGCGGGCCATCCCTACGCGCGCTGGGGCGGCGTCGAGATCCGCCCCGTCTGGGAATGA
- a CDS encoding RNA polymerase sigma factor codes for MTAPDHRAREAVAAAFRDEWGQVVATLIGWTGDWDLAEECAQDAFTAALVSWQRDGVPRSPGAWLTTAARNRATDRLRRDTTGAAKLRELAVLARDPDGPVVEEIPDERLRLIFTCCHPAVPFPARVALTLRTLAGLSTAEIARAFLTTEPTMAQRLVRAKRKIKEAGIPYRVPPVEDLPQRLAAVLAVLYLIFNEGYDEECGERDARRALTAEAIRLARLLVRLMPHEPEPRGLLALMLLHEARRATRIEDGVLVALENQDRSRWDRALIDEGVAVLDEALAMRRVGPYQVQAAIAACHATASDAAGTDWPQIAILYAELARLAPSPVVDLNRAVAVAMTDGIAAGLAMVDGLTESGLLRGYHLLPATRADLLRRDSRAAEARAAYEDALELAPTEAERRYLRGRLEEL; via the coding sequence ATGACCGCACCGGACCATCGGGCACGGGAGGCGGTGGCAGCCGCTTTCCGCGACGAGTGGGGCCAGGTGGTTGCGACTCTGATCGGCTGGACGGGCGACTGGGACCTGGCCGAGGAATGCGCGCAGGACGCGTTCACCGCCGCGCTGGTGTCCTGGCAGCGCGACGGCGTCCCGCGCAGTCCCGGCGCGTGGCTCACCACGGCGGCCCGCAACCGCGCGACCGACCGGCTGCGCCGCGACACCACCGGTGCGGCCAAGCTGCGTGAGCTCGCCGTGCTGGCCCGCGACCCGGACGGGCCGGTGGTGGAGGAGATCCCGGACGAGCGGCTGCGGTTGATCTTCACCTGCTGCCATCCGGCGGTGCCGTTCCCGGCGCGGGTCGCGCTCACCCTCCGCACGCTGGCGGGCCTGAGCACCGCCGAGATCGCCCGGGCGTTCCTGACCACCGAGCCCACGATGGCGCAGCGTCTGGTCCGCGCGAAGCGCAAGATCAAGGAGGCAGGTATCCCGTACCGGGTACCGCCCGTCGAGGACCTCCCGCAACGGCTCGCCGCCGTGCTCGCGGTGCTGTACCTGATCTTCAACGAGGGCTACGACGAGGAGTGCGGCGAGCGGGACGCACGCCGGGCCCTGACGGCCGAGGCGATCCGCCTGGCCCGGCTCCTGGTCCGGCTGATGCCGCACGAACCCGAGCCGCGCGGACTGCTCGCGCTGATGTTGCTGCACGAGGCCCGGCGCGCGACGCGCATCGAAGACGGCGTGCTGGTCGCGCTGGAGAACCAGGATCGGTCCCGGTGGGATCGGGCGCTGATCGACGAGGGCGTGGCGGTGCTCGACGAGGCGCTGGCGATGCGGCGCGTCGGGCCGTACCAGGTGCAGGCCGCGATCGCCGCCTGCCACGCCACCGCGTCCGACGCGGCCGGGACGGACTGGCCGCAGATCGCGATCCTGTACGCCGAGCTGGCCCGGCTGGCGCCGTCGCCGGTCGTGGACCTCAACCGCGCAGTGGCGGTCGCCATGACCGACGGCATCGCGGCCGGCCTGGCCATGGTCGACGGACTCACCGAGTCCGGCCTGCTCCGCGGGTACCACCTGCTACCCGCGACGCGGGCGGACCTGCTCCGCCGGGACAGCCGTGCGGCCGAGGCCAGGGCGGCGTACGAGGACGCGCTGGAACTGGCGCCGACCGAGGCGGAGCGCCGCTACCTGAGGGGCCGGCTCGAAGAACTCTGA
- a CDS encoding DUF899 family protein — protein MHTDMATPAPSVVDRAAYQAELDALRIREKAHTREGDAIAAARRRLPMVEVDATAELIGPDGPVTLLDALEGRRQLIAYFHMRHTGQPAADQCEGCTFYNGQVRELSCLHSRDVTYATFCQGPYEESVRYRDSMGWDVPWYSAAESIDVLMAGRGPFMLACYLRLGDRVFETYWTTGRGVEVMGQTYGLLDRTAYGRQETWEDSPAGWPQPWLVNGELLRTGGRPTAQWSRLDAGRSDGADSGDQP, from the coding sequence GTGCACACCGACATGGCAACACCGGCGCCCTCGGTCGTCGACCGAGCCGCCTACCAGGCCGAACTGGACGCGCTGCGGATCCGGGAGAAGGCGCACACCCGCGAAGGCGACGCGATCGCGGCGGCCCGGCGGCGGCTGCCGATGGTGGAGGTCGACGCCACCGCAGAACTGATCGGCCCGGACGGTCCGGTCACGTTGCTGGACGCGCTCGAGGGCCGCCGCCAGCTCATCGCCTACTTCCACATGCGGCACACCGGCCAACCGGCCGCGGACCAGTGCGAGGGCTGCACCTTCTACAACGGGCAGGTGCGGGAGCTGTCCTGCCTCCACTCCCGCGACGTCACCTACGCGACGTTCTGCCAGGGCCCGTACGAGGAGAGCGTCCGCTACCGCGACTCCATGGGCTGGGACGTGCCCTGGTACTCCGCGGCGGAGTCGATCGACGTGCTGATGGCGGGCCGCGGCCCGTTCATGCTGGCGTGCTACCTGCGGCTGGGCGACCGGGTGTTCGAGACGTACTGGACCACCGGCCGCGGCGTAGAGGTGATGGGCCAGACGTACGGCCTGCTGGACCGAACCGCGTACGGCAGGCAGGAGACCTGGGAGGACTCGCCCGCCGGGTGGCCGCAGCCGTGGCTCGTCAACGGCGAGTTGCTCCGCACCGGCGGACGCCCCACCGCCCAGTGGTCCCGGCTGGATGCCGGGCGCTCTGACGGCGCCGACTCGGGCGACCAGCCATGA
- a CDS encoding DUF899 domain-containing protein, with protein sequence MTTHKIGTRDEWLAARLRLLEAEKELTRRGDEVARQRRELPWIRVGKDYRFDTDEGAASLTDLFRGRSQLLVYHFMFGPDYEAGCPSCSAIADGFNGIVTHLANHDVALTAVSRAPLAKLQAYKRRMGWSFPWASSFRSDFNTDFNVWFTEEQQRGGGIEYNYQREPVFEWRAGQEGGGADAEDQFAAMCGTDTATYHRDRPGMSAFALEDGVVYHTYSTYARGLDALWGMYQWLDRAPLGRNETGVWWRRHDEYDSQ encoded by the coding sequence ATGACCACCCACAAGATCGGAACACGTGACGAGTGGCTCGCGGCCCGCCTGCGGCTGCTCGAAGCCGAGAAGGAACTCACGCGCCGCGGCGACGAGGTGGCGCGCCAGCGGCGGGAACTTCCGTGGATCCGCGTCGGGAAGGACTACCGGTTCGACACCGACGAGGGCGCCGCGTCCCTCACCGACCTCTTCCGCGGACGCTCCCAGCTGCTCGTCTACCACTTCATGTTCGGCCCCGACTACGAGGCGGGATGCCCGTCCTGCTCGGCGATCGCGGACGGCTTCAACGGCATCGTCACCCACCTGGCCAACCACGACGTCGCGCTCACCGCGGTTTCGCGGGCCCCGCTCGCGAAGCTCCAGGCGTACAAGCGGCGGATGGGCTGGAGCTTCCCCTGGGCGTCCTCGTTCCGCAGCGACTTCAACACCGACTTCAACGTCTGGTTCACCGAGGAACAACAGCGCGGGGGCGGTATCGAGTACAACTACCAGCGCGAGCCGGTTTTCGAGTGGCGCGCGGGTCAAGAAGGCGGTGGCGCGGACGCGGAGGACCAGTTCGCGGCCATGTGCGGCACCGACACGGCCACCTACCACCGCGACCGGCCGGGCATGAGCGCGTTCGCGCTGGAGGACGGCGTCGTCTACCACACCTACTCCACCTATGCGCGCGGATTGGACGCCCTGTGGGGCATGTACCAGTGGCTCGACCGGGCCCCGCTCGGTCGCAACGAAACCGGCGTCTGGTGGCGCCGCCACGACGAGTACGACAGCCAGTGA
- a CDS encoding CU044_5270 family protein — protein MRDNDRSNTRTMWSERDLDEALGALHSDVDTDPRTLDRTRSMLMRAAGNPEEAQSVPDSDADDVLPIARPKRTWRSWVTVAAAAAALAVGVTALQTVSFNGDAPRISQAVAGTLSEAAQKTDAIHSQDQPPGPGQYRYVSHHGWEMVTLHPGWDTFGVLAENRRERWIPADEKQEWLERRTTTGQEKWVKGTREEAEAAGVDVYASWWPEGERKSPCGDFYANQSADGGAPPCAGEPGWGKPTQEWMATLPREPEALYATLRSTAGSPYDEPVMDNYQMVHNVGTTLQTGQVPADLRAALYRALAMVPGVEITEQGVDLDGRQGVAIGIANDDQRYEMIIDPATGEYIGYRAVATEQNPDYEPGTVLAVTSVKTAVVDAMGAYPHD, from the coding sequence ATGCGTGACAACGACCGAAGCAACACCCGCACGATGTGGTCGGAGCGCGACCTCGACGAGGCCCTGGGCGCCCTGCACAGCGACGTGGACACCGATCCCCGCACCCTCGACCGGACCCGCAGCATGCTGATGCGGGCCGCCGGAAACCCGGAGGAAGCACAGAGCGTTCCGGATTCGGATGCCGACGATGTCCTTCCGATCGCACGGCCGAAGCGCACGTGGCGTTCCTGGGTGACCGTCGCCGCTGCCGCTGCCGCGCTGGCCGTCGGTGTCACGGCGCTTCAGACAGTGTCGTTCAACGGCGACGCACCGCGGATCTCCCAAGCGGTGGCGGGAACGCTGAGCGAAGCCGCCCAGAAGACCGACGCGATCCACTCCCAGGACCAGCCTCCGGGCCCAGGCCAGTACCGCTACGTCTCCCACCACGGTTGGGAGATGGTGACCCTCCACCCCGGCTGGGACACCTTCGGAGTGCTGGCCGAGAACCGCCGGGAGCGGTGGATTCCCGCCGACGAGAAGCAGGAGTGGCTGGAGCGCCGGACCACCACCGGCCAGGAGAAGTGGGTCAAGGGCACCAGGGAAGAGGCCGAAGCCGCGGGGGTGGACGTCTACGCGAGCTGGTGGCCCGAGGGTGAGCGGAAATCTCCCTGCGGGGACTTCTACGCCAACCAGTCGGCTGACGGAGGTGCGCCGCCCTGCGCGGGTGAACCGGGCTGGGGGAAGCCGACCCAGGAGTGGATGGCCACACTGCCCCGTGAGCCGGAAGCGCTCTACGCGACGCTGCGCAGCACCGCCGGCAGCCCCTACGACGAACCCGTCATGGACAACTACCAGATGGTTCACAACGTCGGGACCACGCTGCAGACCGGGCAAGTGCCGGCAGACCTGCGGGCGGCGCTCTACCGCGCGCTGGCCATGGTTCCGGGCGTCGAGATCACCGAGCAGGGGGTCGACCTCGACGGCAGGCAGGGCGTCGCGATCGGCATCGCCAACGACGACCAGCGCTACGAGATGATCATCGACCCGGCCACCGGTGAGTACATCGGCTACCGCGCGGTCGCCACCGAGCAGAACCCGGACTACGAACCGGGAACCGTGCTCGCCGTCACCTCGGTCAAGACAGCCGTGGTCGACGCCATGGGCGCCTACCCGCACGACTGA